From the genome of Scytonema hofmannii PCC 7110, one region includes:
- the ahcY gene encoding adenosylhomocysteinase: MTATSPRLKHEVKDLALASLGRQRIEWAGREMPVLRQIRDRFAQEKPFDGIRLVACCHVTTETANLAIALKAGGADAVLIASNPLSTQDDVAACLVTDYEIPVFAIKGEDAETYTRHVQIALDHRPNIIIDDGCDVVATLVQQRQHQLADIIGTTEETTTGIVRLRAMFRDGVLSFPAVNVNDADTKHLFDNRYGTGQSTLDGIIRATNILLAGKTIVVVGYGWCGKGTALRARGLGANVVVTEIDPIKAIEAVMDGFRVMPMAEAASIGDLFVTVTGNKHVIRGEHFDVMKDGAIICNSGHFDIELDLVALGGKAKEVKTVRPFTQEYLLNNGKSVVVLGEGRLINLAAAEGHPSAVMDMSFANQALACEYLVKNQGSLEPGIHSIPTEVDQDIARLKLQAMGIQIDSLTADQIEYINSWTSGT, from the coding sequence ATGACTGCAACTTCTCCCCGATTAAAGCACGAGGTTAAAGACCTCGCCCTAGCTTCCTTGGGAAGACAGCGCATTGAATGGGCGGGACGTGAAATGCCAGTTTTGCGGCAGATTCGCGATCGCTTTGCCCAAGAAAAACCTTTCGACGGAATTCGCCTGGTCGCTTGCTGTCACGTCACGACAGAAACAGCTAACTTGGCAATTGCACTCAAAGCTGGTGGTGCGGATGCGGTATTGATTGCCAGCAATCCCCTTTCAACTCAAGATGACGTAGCGGCTTGTCTAGTTACCGATTATGAAATCCCCGTCTTTGCCATCAAAGGTGAAGATGCTGAAACCTACACCCGCCACGTACAAATTGCTCTAGATCATCGTCCCAACATCATCATCGATGACGGTTGTGATGTCGTCGCGACCTTGGTACAACAACGCCAGCACCAACTGGCTGATATTATTGGTACCACTGAAGAAACAACAACAGGAATTGTAAGACTCCGCGCCATGTTCAGAGATGGCGTACTCTCCTTCCCCGCAGTTAACGTTAACGACGCCGACACGAAGCACTTATTTGACAACCGCTACGGTACCGGGCAATCCACCCTTGATGGTATAATCCGCGCTACAAATATTTTGTTAGCAGGCAAAACCATTGTTGTTGTTGGCTATGGTTGGTGCGGTAAAGGAACAGCGTTACGCGCAAGAGGACTTGGCGCTAACGTGGTTGTGACAGAAATTGACCCCATCAAAGCGATCGAAGCTGTGATGGATGGTTTCCGAGTTATGCCAATGGCAGAAGCCGCTTCTATAGGCGATTTGTTTGTCACCGTGACAGGTAACAAGCACGTGATTCGTGGGGAGCATTTCGATGTAATGAAAGACGGTGCGATTATTTGTAACTCCGGTCACTTTGACATCGAACTCGATCTCGTCGCCTTAGGTGGTAAAGCAAAAGAAGTGAAGACAGTACGTCCCTTCACCCAAGAGTATCTTCTCAACAACGGTAAATCAGTCGTTGTTTTAGGAGAAGGACGCCTGATTAACTTGGCTGCAGCAGAAGGTCACCCCAGTGCGGTGATGGATATGAGCTTTGCGAACCAAGCTCTAGCTTGCGAGTACTTAGTGAAGAATCAGGGTAGCTTAGAACCCGGTATTCACTCCATACCTACTGAGGTAGACCAAGATATTGCTCGTTTGAAACTGCAAGCAATGGGTATTCAGATTGATAGCCTGACTGCAGACCAAATTGAGTACATCAACTCTTGGACTTCTGGAACTTAA
- a CDS encoding glycosyltransferase family 4 protein produces MKILFLDQSGKPGGAELCLIDIAKPYKENCLVGLFADGSFRTLLEKNQIPVEVLTTQQIQVRKESSLAQGLGSLSQLIPLITKVVQKASKFDVIYANTQKALVVGALASFFSRAPLVYHLHDILSPEHFSQTNRRIAVTLANRFASLVIANSEASKAAFIAAGGNAKITEVVYNGFDPASFKVQDSEISKIKQELELNGQFIVGHFSRLAPWKGQHILIEALAECPQQVTVILVGDALFGEQEYVQHLHQQVTTLGLEKRVKFLGFRSEIPVLMTACDIVAHTSTAAEPFGRVIVEAMLCGKPVIAAKAGGAIELVEQGVNGFLVTPGDARELAKVITNCFQEKEKTVTVANHARTTASQRFDVTVINQQIAKLLNTTISH; encoded by the coding sequence ATGAAAATTCTCTTCCTCGACCAAAGCGGTAAACCGGGCGGAGCAGAACTATGCTTGATAGATATTGCTAAACCCTATAAAGAAAACTGTTTAGTGGGGTTATTTGCTGATGGTTCTTTTAGAACTTTACTAGAGAAAAATCAAATTCCGGTTGAAGTTCTAACAACCCAACAAATACAAGTCCGCAAAGAAAGTAGCTTGGCACAAGGATTAGGCAGCTTGAGTCAACTCATACCCTTAATTACCAAAGTTGTGCAAAAAGCAAGCAAATTTGATGTAATTTACGCCAACACGCAAAAAGCATTAGTTGTTGGAGCTTTAGCTAGTTTTTTCAGTCGCGCTCCTTTAGTCTATCACTTACATGATATTCTTTCACCAGAGCATTTCAGTCAAACAAACCGTCGCATTGCCGTTACCTTAGCCAATCGTTTTGCCTCATTAGTCATTGCCAATTCTGAAGCAAGTAAAGCGGCTTTTATAGCAGCAGGAGGAAATGCCAAAATCACAGAAGTCGTCTACAACGGGTTCGATCCTGCAAGCTTTAAAGTTCAAGACTCTGAGATTAGTAAAATCAAACAAGAACTGGAACTTAATGGACAATTTATTGTCGGACATTTCAGCCGTCTTGCACCTTGGAAAGGACAGCATATATTAATAGAAGCTCTGGCAGAATGTCCCCAACAAGTAACAGTTATATTAGTTGGTGATGCTTTGTTTGGCGAACAAGAATATGTCCAGCATTTGCACCAACAAGTGACAACGTTAGGACTAGAGAAAAGAGTCAAATTTTTAGGATTTCGTTCAGAAATTCCCGTGTTAATGACAGCTTGTGATATCGTTGCTCACACCTCAACTGCAGCAGAACCTTTTGGTAGAGTGATTGTAGAGGCTATGCTTTGTGGAAAACCTGTCATTGCAGCGAAAGCTGGGGGTGCTATTGAGTTAGTAGAACAGGGTGTAAATGGTTTTTTAGTAACGCCAGGAGATGCTCGAGAACTTGCAAAAGTCATTACGAATTGTTTTCAAGAAAAAGAGAAAACTGTGACTGTAGCTAATCATGCAAGGACCACTGCAAGCCAGCGTTTTGATGTCACAGTTATCAATCAGCAAATTGCCAAACTTCTTAACACCACAATCAGCCATTAG
- a CDS encoding mechanosensitive ion channel family protein — MPPATAQIPFLPTVQTPTTQTTESDTRVVSRWVALDGRSLFQVAAPRANISERLEQINQNLETISQSYFQSSTQDPKVEVTLENQIPVIRVNGRYLMTITQQDANLRQVEPKEAATRISQLLEEQLREGKQERQPKSLIRQGGIAAAVGLTMLLVSLGLNQWQKRSSKRLTQQLAPTPSIDKPITTQLKQQQNRHMHEVRRRLFQLAQAGLWGGGTYFILGLFPVTRVLQLEILAALQIPLRLGVVALGTYVAIRFSYALIDRFTSAIVNSSVLLTPETSERLQLRVSTISGVAKSVVTIILVVAGILAALTSLGINILPLLAGAGLVGVAVSLASQNLIKDAINGFLIIAEDQYAVGDVIDVGNVGGLVESLNLRMTQLRDAEGRLISIPNSEIKIVANRSSRWSRADLTIPVAYDANIDGALELIGKVALEMDADPKWQYQIVETPQVLGVDNFGDRGLIIRVWIKTQPLKQWDVAREYRRRLKVAFDQVGISIPVPQQAIWINDGHLLKSSLDGRGN, encoded by the coding sequence ATGCCTCCAGCGACAGCGCAAATACCCTTTTTGCCCACAGTGCAAACTCCTACAACTCAAACTACTGAATCAGACACGAGAGTTGTTTCGCGTTGGGTTGCGTTGGATGGTCGCTCTTTGTTCCAGGTAGCGGCACCAAGGGCAAATATTTCAGAAAGATTAGAACAAATCAACCAAAATCTAGAAACGATTAGTCAAAGTTATTTTCAATCGTCCACACAAGACCCTAAAGTAGAGGTCACATTAGAAAATCAAATCCCCGTTATTCGCGTTAACGGCAGATACTTGATGACCATTACTCAGCAGGATGCTAACCTACGGCAAGTAGAACCAAAGGAGGCAGCAACTCGGATCTCTCAATTGTTGGAAGAACAATTGAGGGAAGGAAAACAGGAACGACAGCCTAAAAGTTTAATTCGTCAAGGTGGAATTGCTGCTGCTGTGGGCTTAACCATGCTTCTTGTCAGTTTGGGATTAAACCAATGGCAGAAACGTTCCAGCAAACGATTGACACAACAACTTGCTCCAACCCCTTCAATTGATAAACCAATCACAACCCAACTCAAGCAACAGCAAAATCGACATATGCATGAAGTCAGGAGACGTTTGTTTCAACTGGCTCAAGCAGGATTGTGGGGAGGTGGAACTTATTTTATACTGGGTCTGTTTCCTGTCACGCGAGTCCTGCAACTAGAAATTCTCGCAGCCCTGCAAATCCCTTTGAGATTGGGTGTTGTAGCACTCGGCACTTATGTCGCTATCCGCTTCAGCTACGCTCTCATCGATCGCTTTACTTCTGCGATCGTGAATAGCAGCGTTTTGCTGACTCCTGAAACCTCCGAACGCTTGCAACTCAGAGTTTCTACTATCTCTGGCGTGGCTAAAAGTGTTGTGACTATCATTTTGGTAGTTGCTGGAATTTTGGCAGCACTTACGTCCTTAGGTATAAATATTCTTCCCTTACTAGCTGGTGCTGGTTTAGTAGGTGTGGCAGTTTCCCTTGCCTCACAAAACCTGATAAAAGACGCAATCAACGGCTTTCTTATCATTGCAGAAGACCAATATGCAGTGGGCGATGTTATAGATGTGGGCAATGTGGGAGGTTTGGTAGAAAGTCTGAATCTCCGAATGACTCAATTGCGAGATGCAGAAGGGCGGCTCATCTCAATTCCTAACAGCGAAATCAAAATAGTTGCCAATCGCTCAAGTCGCTGGTCGAGGGCTGATTTAACTATCCCGGTAGCTTATGATGCCAATATTGACGGAGCATTGGAATTAATTGGAAAAGTTGCCTTAGAGATGGACGCAGATCCTAAATGGCAGTATCAAATTGTCGAAACCCCTCAAGTTTTGGGGGTCGATAATTTTGGCGACAGGGGTTTGATTATTCGCGTGTGGATTAAAACACAACCCCTCAAGCAATGGGATGTCGCACGGGAATATCGCCGTCGCCTGAAAGTTGCCTTTGACCAAGTTGGAATTTCTATTCCCGTACCTCAGCAAGCCATTTGGATCAACGATGGTCATTTGCTGAAATCTTCCCTTGATGGCAGAGGGAATTAA